CCGGAAGAACTTGCCCGTCTCGCCTTCAGAGAGTGCTTATTCAATATCCAGCGCATTGCTTGCACTAACGACGGCTAGTCGCTCTACCCGGCGAAACCCTCGCGGCAGCAAGGCACCGCGACGGCCTCTTTCGCCGCGGTAGTGCAGTTGGTCAGCTGGCTTCAAGCGAAATTCGCGTTGACCGGCTTCGATAGCCAAGGTATCGCCATCACCGAATACTGCCAGGGCGCAGACACGCTCGCCGTCTTGCTCCATCCGGGCTGCTGGAATGGCGATCAGGCGGTTTCCTTTGCCTTTGCTCAGTTCCGGAAGATCGGACAGACTAAACAACAGCAGATGTCCCGCATTGGTTGCCACTGCAATCCATTTATGCACGCTAAGGCGGACCTCTACAGGTGAAAGCAGTTGCGCGCCGGCTGGAAGATTAATCACCGCCTTACCTGTTTTTGTTTTCGCAAACAGATTGCTCGTTTGGCAGATAAAGCCGTAACCGTAGTCTGAGGAGAGGACAAAGGCCGTACTAGCATCACCGCCTAGCACACTGAGAAACACTGCCCCAGCCGGCGGCTCAAAACGTCCGGTGAGCGGTTCACCCTGGCCGCGCGCCGATGGCAGACTATGGGCCGGCAGGGAATAACTGCGACCGGTTGAATCAAGAAAAATCGCCTGTTGTTCGCTGCGCAGTCGCGCAGCCATTCGAAAGCTGTCGCCACCCCGGTAACTGAGGGTATGCGGATCAATCTCATGGCCCTTTGCTGCGCGTGCCCAGCCCTTCTCAGAAAGAACCACCGTGAGCGCTTCACTCGGTGTGAGCTCGTTTTCAGACAAAGCCATTGCAGCGGAGCGCTCGGAGATTGGGGACCGGCGTTCGTCGCCAAATTTCTCTGCGTCTTCGCGGATCTCAGAGATAATCAGGCGCTTGAGTTCATCCTGGTCGTTCAGCAGCAGGGTTAGCTTCGCTTGCTCCTCGAGTAAGTCAGCCTGTTCGCCGCGAATTTTCATCTCTTCGAGGCGCGCGAGCTGCCGCAACCGAGTACTCAGCACATAGTCCGCCTGCCTCTCACTGAGCCCGAATCGTTCCATCAGGACTGGCTGCGGCTCATCCTCGCTGCGAACAATTCGTATCACTTCATCAAGATTAAGAAAGGCGATTAGCAAACCGGCGAGCAGGTGGAGCCGATCTTCGACCTTCTCGAGTCGATATCGCAAGCGTCTGCGCACGGTTGCGGTGCGGTAGCTCAACCACTCACGCAATATTTCTTGCAGCCCCATCACCTGCGGTCTACCGTCGAGCGCGATCACATTCATATTCACCCGGTAGCTCTTTTCGAGCTCCGTACTGGCGAACAGGTGTGACATCAGTCGTTCGAGGTCAACGCGATTGGACCGCGGCGTGATCACCAAGCGGGTGGCGCATTGATGATCCGATTCGTCCCGCAGGTCCTCAATCATCGGGAGTTTCTTAGCCTGCATTTGGGCAGCAATCTGCTCCAATATGCGGTTTCCCGATACCTGGTGAGGGAGTGCGGTGATTACGATATCCCCCTGCTCTACCAGATACCGAGCCCGTTGCCGAACCGAACCAACGCCGGTCTGGTAGATGCGTCGAAGCTCGTCGCGGGAGCTGACGATCTCGGCTCCAGTGGGATAATCAGGGCCAGGGACCAGCTGTAGCAGTGCGTCGAGATCCGTATTAGGGTGTTCGAGTAGATAGATGCAGGCCTGGGCTAGCTCGCGCAAATTATGTGGTGGGATATCGGTCGCCATACCCACTGCGATGCCAGAGCCTCCGTTGAGTAAAACGTTTGGCAGCCGGGCTGGAAGTTGGCGTGGTTCCTCGAGTGTCCCATCAAAATTCGGCTGCCAGTCGACCGTGCCAAGACCGACCTCGGCAAGCAACAACTCGGCATAAGGAGCCAGTCGGGCTTCGGTATAGCGCATGGCGGCAAAGGACTTAGGATCATCTGGCGCGCCCCAGTTGCCTTGGCCATCAATAAAGGGGTATCGATAACTGAAATCCTGCGCCATCAGCACCATGGCTTCATAACAGGCGCTATCTCCGTGAGGATGGAATTTGCCGAGCACGTCACCAACTGTGCGGGCGGACTTCTTGAATTTGGCACTCGCCGAGAGTCCCAGCTCCGACATCGCGTAAAGAATGCGCCGCTGAACCGGTTTTAGTCCATCGGCCACCTGCGGCAGGGCTCGGTCAAGAATGACGTACATGGAATAGTCCAGGTACGCCTTCTCGGAAAACAAATGCAGCGGTAACTGCTCGAGACCTTCAGGATTTTCAAGCACGGTTTCAGTCATCGGAGATTGCACGTTCTGCTAAAGCAAGTGTCAGTCATCGGACGAATTCTGACGGAAATGGTCATAGCCGAGTTGACCGGTTAGTGGGCTAGCTCCCGTAAGGATTTCGCCGTTAGGATACCGAAGCCGGATGCCGTTTTGCTTGGTGATATGCCCGATGACGGCCAGCGGGATGTTAAGTGCCATGCCAAGCGCGAGGACGGGTTTGAGATTGGCCTGAGGAACTGTGAAACAAAGCTCGTAGTCGTCTCCCCCGCTCAGGGGCAGGCTCCAGTCCTGAGTCTTCCGAACCACAGCCTCGCTCGCGGGACTGAGTGGAATCGCATTGATCTCAAGCTCTCCACCGCGGCCGCTTTGTTCGAGGAGGTGACCGAGATCGGCAAGCAGCCCGTCGGATATGTCGATCGCGGCCGTCGCTAGGTCTACCAACCCGAGGCCTAATTCGACCCTTGGTGTGGGCCATTCCAGGCGTTCGCGCAGTTCTGGCTCGATAGCTTCGACCCTGGCAGAGCTTTGCTTACCCTGCTGCCGAGCTAGCAGGAGTCGTTGCAGTGCTAAGGCCGCATCGCCGAGTTGCCCGCTCACCACAATGAGATCGCCCGGCTCGGCACCTGAGCGGCGCAGCGCTCTCCGGGACTTCACGAGGCCCATGGCCTGAATGGAAATCGTCAGGGGGCCGCGGGTCAGATCGCCGCCAACTAGCCGAACGCCGAATTGACGGGCCAATTCATGCAACCCGAGGCTAAAGCATTCGAGCCAGCAGGAATCGGGGCTGGGCAGAGTCAGGGCGAGCGTGGCCCAGGCCGGTTTTGCTCCAACAGCGGCAAGGTCGCTGAGACTGACCGCGAGGGATTTGTGGCCGAGACTTTGCGGATCTGCATCGGCGAAGAAATGTACGCCACTGACTAAGGTATCGATGGAGAAAGCTAAGCTGAATCCAGCGGGAATCTGAGTGACTGCACAATCGTCCCCGATGTCGAGTTCCACGTCGTCGCGTGCGGCACCCCGCCCGGTGAGAAACCTCTGGATTAGTGAAAACTCACCGGAATCAGCCGTCGTGCTCAAGACTTCCGTGCCTGGATACGAGATCGGGCCGCTGCTGCGCGAGCTTATCAAGAACTCCGTTGATGAATCGATGACCTTGTTCAGCACCGAAGGCCTTTGCGAGATCAACTGCTTCGTCCAGAATCACGGCCGAGGGAATATGCGGGCTATGCAGAAGCTCAAAGGTGCCGAGCCGAAGAATCGCTCGCTCTACTGGATCAACGCTGGTCAGAGACCGATCCAGGAAGGGTTTCAGGGTGGCGTCGATCTCATCGACCTGCAAGGTGACGCCGCGCAGTAGTTGATCGAAGAGGCTGAGATCAAAGCGTTGGTCTGTTGGAATCGGCTGATCCTCGCCGCAACCGGCCAGTCCGCGGGCAACCGCGTCCATCCATAAGGGATCATCATAAAAGTGCTGAGCAATGTCAGCTGCCGATTGCCGACCAAGCTGCCATTGATAAAGTGCAAGGAGCGCGTAGCAACGCGCACGACTGCGAGGTCCAGCCATGGTAACCGACTGCTGAAGGGAATTAGACGGGAATGCCGCTCAGCCGATTTGGCTGAACAGATTGGCCATTTCCATGGCCGAAAGAGCAGCTTCCGCACCCTTGTTGCCAGCCTTGGTACCGGCGCGCTCAATTGCTTGCTCAATGGTGTCGGTTGTCAGCACGCCAAAGCCGACTGGGATGCCATGGTTCAGGCTGACCTGCGCAATACCCTTGACACATTCCCCGGCGACATAGTCAAAATGCGGTGTTCCGCCACGAATGACAGCGCCAAGCGCGATCAAAGCGTCATAGCCGCCCTTGGCGGCAATCTTCTCGAGGGCGAGCGGAATCTCGAACGCGCCCGGAACGCGAAAAATTGCGATGTTCCCTTCCTCGACACCATGGCGCTTAAGCGCATCGATCGCACCTTGTTCTAAGTGCTCGACAATAAAGCTGTTCCATCGCGCGACGACGAGGCAGAAGCGGACAGATCCAGGGCGAAAGGCACCTTCGAGCGATTTAATCATCGGTAACTCAGTCAAAAATGGTTGGAAATCGATAGTGGTTAAGAGCTGGAAGCGGATGCATTCGCGATCCAAGGGGTTCAGCGCCCTGGTTCCCCGTCAGCGCCCCTTACGTATTCTACAACTTCCAGATCGAACCCGGAGATTCCGTGCATGGCTTTGGGCGCGCTCATCACGCGCATGAGTCGCACGCCAAGGTCAGACAAAATCTGGGCGCCGATCCCATAGGTGCGCAATTCATGGCGATCGGTCCGCAGTGGCGAAGCATTGTCCGAGGTTTTGGTCTGTGAGATTTGACGGACCTTCGCGAGAATATCCTCGCAGCTGTCACGATTACGTAAGACCACGATAACACCCTCGCCCTCAGCAACAATCTGGCGCATGGCATGTCGCAGGGGCCAGCCGCAGCCAGCAGAGGACCCGCCGAAAAGGTCGCACAGGCTGTTTTGCAGATGTACCCGAACCAGCGTCGGGCGCTCCGGGGAAATATCGCCATAGGTGAGTGCGAGATGAACCTGATCATCAATGGTGTCGCGATAGGCTGTGAGCAGGAAGTCCCCAAACTCCGTCTGGAGTTTGCACCTGTCCAGGCGGACCACGGCTTTCTCATTGGCGACCCGGTAGTGAATTAAATCGGCAATGGTACCGATCTTCAGACCATGCTCGCGCGCGAAGTCCTCGAGATCCGCACGCCTGGCCATCGACCCATCTTCATTGAGAATTTCGACAATCACAGCCGCAGGCTCGAAACCAGCCAAGCGGGCGAGATCGCAGCCTGCTTCGGTGTGACCCGCGCGCACGAGCACCCCCCCCGGCTGAGCGATCAGTGGAAAGACATGGCCGGGTTGCACCAGGTCGGTCGGGCAGGCGTTGGCGGCGACAGCGGCCTGAATGGTGCGCGCGCGATCCGCCGCCGAGATGCCGGTCGTCACGCCCACCGCCGCCTCGATCGATACGGTGAAGGCGGTGGAATGCGCCGCCCGGTTGTTATCGACCATGAGTGGTAGCCGCAGTCTTTCGCTGCGTTCCTTGCTTAGCGTCAGGCAGATCAGGCCGCGTCCGTATTTGGCCATGAAATTGATCGCCTCGGGCGAGACACATTCGCCAGCGAGCAGAAGGTCGCCCTCGTTCTCGCGGTCTTCGTCGTCCATGATGACAACCATCCGCCCTTGGCGCAGATCCGCAATGATTTCTTCAGTGGTATTAAGACTCATAAGATTTGGCGGTGCGCCACACAAAACCCGAGTTGCGGGTTACAAAAATCCATGGCGAGCGAGAACCTCCTTGTTCAAGCTGCTGCCTTCGACCGAGCGCCCTGATTGGCCAAGAATCAGACGTTCAAGATAGCGTGCGATCAGATCCACCTCGATATTGACGGGGGTTCCCTTGCGGTAATTCGCGATGGTAGTGACCTCACGGGTGTGCGGAACGATGTTGAGCAAAAAAACGCTCCCGGTGATGTCGTTGACGGTCAGACTGATTCCGTCGACTGCAATCGAGCCCTTGCGCGCGATATAGGGCGCGAGCTCTCCGGGTGCGTGAATTTGCAGTCTGAGAGAACGCGCTTCCTCACGTAAATCGAGCAGCGTCCCGACCCCGTCGACATGACCGCTGAGGAGATGACCGCCAAGGGGTGACGATAGCGTCAGTGCCCGCTCAAGGTTGACTGGACTTCCCTCTGGCAGCTCCCCGAGAGTGGTCAATCCCAAAGTTTCTTGCGAGACATCAGCACGGAAGCCATCACCTACAAGACTGACGACCGTCAGGCAGACCCCGTTGACGGAGATGCTGTCGCCTACCCCGGTGTGGGAAAGATCCAGCTCCGGGCACTGTATTGTCAGGCGAGAATCACCCGCGACTTTCTCGATGCGGGCGAGGCGCCCACGGGCTTGAACAATACCGGTAAACATGGCGCGTGTTTCCTTCACCTGCGAAAGGCAAGACGATCGATATCAGCGGGAAACCCGTCACACGGCAACTCGGTCACACGGCAACTGTCCTCCGTGGCAGGTTGCTTGCATGCCAGAAGTTCACCCAGTCTTGCGTTCAAACAAGGTCCCGGGCTCAGACGTTACGCGATGCCATCATGCGCTCGATGATGGGCTGCAAAATCACCTCCATAGCAAATCCCATTTTTCCGCCTGGGACCACCATGGTGTTGCGCCGGCTCATGAAAGAGTCATGAATCATTGCCAGTAGATAGGGGAAATCGATTTCCAGTTTCTCTGGTTCGCGGAAGCGGATGATCACAAAGCTCTCGTCTGGTAACGGAATATCCCGCGCGATGAACGGATTCGAGGTATCGACAGTCGACACCCGCTGGAAATTGATGTCCGTGAGGGAGAACTGCGGCGTGATGTGGCGAATGTAGTCCGGCATGCGCCGCATGATGGTATCGACGATCGCCTCCGCCGAATAGCCGCGCTCGAGATTGTCGCGATGGATTTTCTGAATCCATTCGAGATTGACGATGGGCACCACGCCGACACCCAAGTCGACATGCTCGGCGACATTGTCATTATCGGTGACCACGAGGCCGTGAAGACCCTCGTAAAACAGCAGGTCGGTTCCCGTCTCGATATCCTCCCAGGGAGTGAATTGACCGGGCTCAAGCTTGCTCCCCAAGCGGTTGTTGTGCTCCGCTGCCTCTTCCTTGCTGTGGAGATAATAACGCCGTTTCCCCATGCCAGTGTCGCCATAGGTATGAAACAACTCAGCCAGCAGATCGAAGCGGTTAGCTTCCGGCCCAAAATGGCTGAGCGTGCGGTGCTCATCGGCGGCCTTGGCCATCTCAGCCTTCATCTCGACGCGATCAAAGCGGTGAAAGCTGTCTCCCTCAATCACCGCTGCCCGGATGCCGTCGCGGTAAAAAATATGCTCGAATGCGCGCTTGACCGTGGTTGTACCGGCGCCAGAGGAGCCCGTGACCGCGACAATAGGATGCTTCTTCGACATAGATGACTCCCGTCGTTGTGCTAGTTCCAAATCAGGAAGAAAAATCGGTGGCGCTCTGGGGGAGCTGCTGCCTTGGGGGAGCCGCGCTCGTGGGCGCAGTGGGCTCGCGCAGGCACGGAGCAGCGCCCGAACCGGTTATCCTATCACGACTGACCAGCGATATCTTCGCCATGCACACTTCATCAGCTCTTTCTGTCCCACGGGGCATCCCCGTCGGTGGGAGCGATAGCCGGGTATGATGATGCGCGGACCTCAACATCAACAAGACGATTTGACGACGACAATGCCTTACCATCTTACAGACCAGCTAGCGGAAAACTCGACAGGGAAAGGGTTCTTAAGCATTATCCTGTTGCTCTTTGTGACAGTGGCAGGATCAAGCGCTTGGGCCGACGAGGACACCGGCGCGGACACCGGCGCGGTACCTGAAACGCCGCAGGTACGCGATGCCTATGCCCGCGCGGTGCCGCCCGGGCAGCAGAACAGCGCTGCTTTCATGCATATATCCAACCCGGGTCATCAAACGATGGCGCTGGTCGCTGCCGAAAGCTCAGTGGCCCGGGTGGTGGAGCTGCATACGCATGTGCAGGAAGACGGGATGATGAAAATGCGCCGCGTCGAGCGGATCGAGCTACCCCCGGCGACCGAGGTGGTGCTGCAACCCGGTGGCCTGCACCTGATGCTGATCGGGCTCAAGCAACCGCTGGCGCCGGGCGATCCTGTCGATCTTCACCTCGTGTTTGATACTGGCAAGACTATCGATATCACCGCCGACACAAGAACCATTATGCCAGCGCAGCGCATGCATCATAACGGGCAGGATCACTGAGAGCGCGGGTCGACACCCGGCGCCGCGCATTGCCCATTTCGCCGTATTCTGGTATACATGACGGGTTTTTCAGTCGTGCGGACCAACAATGCGGGTCACAGATTGCGGCCAAGCCGAGCTGGTGACCGCACGCGCAACACCGGCCGGCATGGCCAAACCCAGATTCAAGCAAATGGTAGGCATTATGAAGCGAGTCCTGATCACAGGCATCCTGGTCGCGGGTCTGGCTGCGACCTCACTGCAGGCGGGCACCATCACCGGGAACGCCGAAAAGGGTAAAGAAAAAGCAGGCCAGATCTGTCAGGCCTGCCATGGTATCGATGGCAATGGCGTGCCCGCTCAGCCGATATGGCCCAAGCTCGCCGGTCAGCATCCGAACTACATTTACAAGCAGCTCAACAACTTCAAGAACGACGAGCGCGCGAATGTCCAGATGACGCCAATGGCCAAGCCATTGACGGACGAGGAGATGCGCAACGTCGCGGCCTATTACTCGAGCCTGCCGCAGTCCGGCGGCGAGGCCGAGGCCGATAAGGTTGAGCTCGGCGAGAAGATCTTCCGCGCCGGCAACCCGGCAACTGGCGTGCCCGCCTGCTCCGGCTGTCACGGGCCTGCTGGTATGGGCACCAACCTGTCCAGATTTCCGCGCCTGGCTGGCCAGTATCCTGAGTACGTCGACCAGACGCTGAAGCTCTTCCGTAAGATGGAGCGCGCCAACGATCCAAACGGCATGATGCGCGGTGTTGCAGCGCGCATGACCGACGACGAGATCGCCGCCGTCGCCCAGTACATCTCTGGTCTGCGCCAATAGTCTGCACCAGTAGTTCTGAACTGCTGCCAGCTCTCGGTTCGCCGCTGGTCTAACACCAGCGGCGGCCTTGATGTTCTCTTCAGCTCCAACCACGGCGGCCCAACCCCAGCGAGCTGACATGGATCGCCTGCGACTGCTGAGTTACAACATCCAGGCGGGGATCGCCTCAGTTCGCTTCCGCGACTACATCGCCAATAGCTGGAAGCATCTGCTGCCCCATCGGGCGCGGATGAATAATCTCAACCGCATCAGCGAGATGATCGGTGGTTATGATGTGGTCGGCCTGCAGGAAGTCGATGCCGGCAGCCTGCGCAGTGCCTTCATCGACCAGACCGAATTTCTCGCCCGCGTTGCCGGCTATCCGCACTGGCATCGCCAGATCAACCGCGACCTCGGCTCCCTGGCCCAGCACAGTAACGGCCTGCTGAGCCGCTTGCAGCCAAAG
Above is a genomic segment from Thiorhodovibrio litoralis containing:
- the ribH gene encoding 6,7-dimethyl-8-ribityllumazine synthase, with translation MIKSLEGAFRPGSVRFCLVVARWNSFIVEHLEQGAIDALKRHGVEEGNIAIFRVPGAFEIPLALEKIAAKGGYDALIALGAVIRGGTPHFDYVAGECVKGIAQVSLNHGIPVGFGVLTTDTIEQAIERAGTKAGNKGAEAALSAMEMANLFSQIG
- a CDS encoding phosphoribulokinase, producing the protein MSKKHPIVAVTGSSGAGTTTVKRAFEHIFYRDGIRAAVIEGDSFHRFDRVEMKAEMAKAADEHRTLSHFGPEANRFDLLAELFHTYGDTGMGKRRYYLHSKEEAAEHNNRLGSKLEPGQFTPWEDIETGTDLLFYEGLHGLVVTDNDNVAEHVDLGVGVVPIVNLEWIQKIHRDNLERGYSAEAIVDTIMRRMPDYIRHITPQFSLTDINFQRVSTVDTSNPFIARDIPLPDESFVIIRFREPEKLEIDFPYLLAMIHDSFMSRRNTMVVPGGKMGFAMEVILQPIIERMMASRNV
- a CDS encoding riboflavin synthase translates to MFTGIVQARGRLARIEKVAGDSRLTIQCPELDLSHTGVGDSISVNGVCLTVVSLVGDGFRADVSQETLGLTTLGELPEGSPVNLERALTLSSPLGGHLLSGHVDGVGTLLDLREEARSLRLQIHAPGELAPYIARKGSIAVDGISLTVNDITGSVFLLNIVPHTREVTTIANYRKGTPVNIEVDLIARYLERLILGQSGRSVEGSSLNKEVLARHGFL
- the nusB gene encoding transcription antitermination factor NusB, with the protein product MAGPRSRARCYALLALYQWQLGRQSAADIAQHFYDDPLWMDAVARGLAGCGEDQPIPTDQRFDLSLFDQLLRGVTLQVDEIDATLKPFLDRSLTSVDPVERAILRLGTFELLHSPHIPSAVILDEAVDLAKAFGAEQGHRFINGVLDKLAQQRPDLVSRHGSLEHDG
- the ribBA gene encoding bifunctional 3,4-dihydroxy-2-butanone-4-phosphate synthase/GTP cyclohydrolase II; the protein is MSLNTTEEIIADLRQGRMVVIMDDEDRENEGDLLLAGECVSPEAINFMAKYGRGLICLTLSKERSERLRLPLMVDNNRAAHSTAFTVSIEAAVGVTTGISAADRARTIQAAVAANACPTDLVQPGHVFPLIAQPGGVLVRAGHTEAGCDLARLAGFEPAAVIVEILNEDGSMARRADLEDFAREHGLKIGTIADLIHYRVANEKAVVRLDRCKLQTEFGDFLLTAYRDTIDDQVHLALTYGDISPERPTLVRVHLQNSLCDLFGGSSAGCGWPLRHAMRQIVAEGEGVIVVLRNRDSCEDILAKVRQISQTKTSDNASPLRTDRHELRTYGIGAQILSDLGVRLMRVMSAPKAMHGISGFDLEVVEYVRGADGEPGR
- a CDS encoding c-type cytochrome; the encoded protein is MKRVLITGILVAGLAATSLQAGTITGNAEKGKEKAGQICQACHGIDGNGVPAQPIWPKLAGQHPNYIYKQLNNFKNDERANVQMTPMAKPLTDEEMRNVAAYYSSLPQSGGEAEADKVELGEKIFRAGNPATGVPACSGCHGPAGMGTNLSRFPRLAGQYPEYVDQTLKLFRKMERANDPNGMMRGVAARMTDDEIAAVAQYISGLRQ
- a CDS encoding copper chaperone PCu(A)C → MTVAGSSAWADEDTGADTGAVPETPQVRDAYARAVPPGQQNSAAFMHISNPGHQTMALVAAESSVARVVELHTHVQEDGMMKMRRVERIELPPATEVVLQPGGLHLMLIGLKQPLAPGDPVDLHLVFDTGKTIDITADTRTIMPAQRMHHNGQDH
- the parC gene encoding DNA topoisomerase IV subunit A, yielding MTETVLENPEGLEQLPLHLFSEKAYLDYSMYVILDRALPQVADGLKPVQRRILYAMSELGLSASAKFKKSARTVGDVLGKFHPHGDSACYEAMVLMAQDFSYRYPFIDGQGNWGAPDDPKSFAAMRYTEARLAPYAELLLAEVGLGTVDWQPNFDGTLEEPRQLPARLPNVLLNGGSGIAVGMATDIPPHNLRELAQACIYLLEHPNTDLDALLQLVPGPDYPTGAEIVSSRDELRRIYQTGVGSVRQRARYLVEQGDIVITALPHQVSGNRILEQIAAQMQAKKLPMIEDLRDESDHQCATRLVITPRSNRVDLERLMSHLFASTELEKSYRVNMNVIALDGRPQVMGLQEILREWLSYRTATVRRRLRYRLEKVEDRLHLLAGLLIAFLNLDEVIRIVRSEDEPQPVLMERFGLSERQADYVLSTRLRQLARLEEMKIRGEQADLLEEQAKLTLLLNDQDELKRLIISEIREDAEKFGDERRSPISERSAAMALSENELTPSEALTVVLSEKGWARAAKGHEIDPHTLSYRGGDSFRMAARLRSEQQAIFLDSTGRSYSLPAHSLPSARGQGEPLTGRFEPPAGAVFLSVLGGDASTAFVLSSDYGYGFICQTSNLFAKTKTGKAVINLPAGAQLLSPVEVRLSVHKWIAVATNAGHLLLFSLSDLPELSKGKGNRLIAIPAARMEQDGERVCALAVFGDGDTLAIEAGQREFRLKPADQLHYRGERGRRGALLPRGFRRVERLAVVSASNALDIE
- the thiL gene encoding thiamine-phosphate kinase encodes the protein MLNKVIDSSTEFLISSRSSGPISYPGTEVLSTTADSGEFSLIQRFLTGRGAARDDVELDIGDDCAVTQIPAGFSLAFSIDTLVSGVHFFADADPQSLGHKSLAVSLSDLAAVGAKPAWATLALTLPSPDSCWLECFSLGLHELARQFGVRLVGGDLTRGPLTISIQAMGLVKSRRALRRSGAEPGDLIVVSGQLGDAALALQRLLLARQQGKQSSARVEAIEPELRERLEWPTPRVELGLGLVDLATAAIDISDGLLADLGHLLEQSGRGGELEINAIPLSPASEAVVRKTQDWSLPLSGGDDYELCFTVPQANLKPVLALGMALNIPLAVIGHITKQNGIRLRYPNGEILTGASPLTGQLGYDHFRQNSSDD